A single window of Gossypium hirsutum isolate 1008001.06 chromosome A10, Gossypium_hirsutum_v2.1, whole genome shotgun sequence DNA harbors:
- the LOC107896636 gene encoding uncharacterized protein isoform X2, which produces MVDIDFHHPLFLHPSDTPGTILISHRLTGVENYSVWSRLLRIALLAKNKLGFVDGDCRRSTYPDSLRAQWDRCNAFVLSWILNTMSPDLSTGLVFASDSAAVWTDLKDHFSKVDGSRIFFLHQSIAHLTQGDATVSSYFTQLKLLWDEYTALVPFFTCDCEVAQQNSSHLHQQRLFQFLMGLNETYAAVRSQILLMQPLPSVNRAYSMIVQEEAQQSLSSVLPHASEPIALLSTASGNRKKFNGTCDFCKVKGHKKESCYRLIGLPPDFKFNRKKASPAALTVSFDDSLLNSQSAPVFAPQQYSELLELLNKTRTVPAPAVNCAGSLQWQDEGDW; this is translated from the exons ATGGTGGATATTGATTTTCATCATCCTTTGTTCCTTCATCCGTCGGATACACCGGGCACCATTCTTATTTCTCATCGTTTGACCGGTGTTGAGAACTATTCTGTTTGGAGTCGTTTGCTTCGAATTGCCTTGCTCGCAAAGAACAAGCTCGGGTTCGTTGATGGTGATTGCCGCCGTTCGACGTATCCGGACTCTCTTCGTGCTCAATGGGATCGCTGCAATGCTTTTGTCCTTTCTTGGATTCTAAACACAATGAGTCCAGATTTATCTACGGGGCTTGTATTTGCTTCTGATTCTGCTGCGGTTTGGACGGATCTCAAGGATCACTTTAGCAAGGTGGACGGTTCCCGTATTTTCTTTCTTCATCAATCTATTGCACATCTCACTCAAGGTGATGCTACTGTTTCTTCTTATTTCACGCAattgaaattgctttgggatgaATATACTGCTCTCGTCCCTTTTTTCACTTGTGATTGCGAGGTCGCCCAGCaaaattcaagccatcttcatcAACAACGATTGTTTCAATTCTTGATGGGTCTCAATGAGACCTATGCTGCCGTTCGTAGTCAGATCCTCTTGATGCAGCCTTTACCTTCGGTAAATAGAGCTTATTCCATGATCGTCCAAGAAGAAGCTCAACAGAGTCTTTCCTCTGTTTTACCTCATGCTTCCGAACCTATCGCTTTGCTTTCTACCGCTTCTGGCAACCGTAAAAAATTCAATGGTACCTGTGATTTTTGTAAAGTGAAAGGGCATAAGAAGGAATCTTGTTACCGTTTAATCGGGTTACCACCTGACTTCAAGTTCAACCGTAAGAAGGCTTCTCCGGCTGCTCTTACAGTCTCATTCGACGATTCCTTGCTCAATTCTCAGAGTGCCCCTGTCTTTGCTCCTCAACAGTATTCTGAGCTCTTGGAGTTGTTGAATAAAACTCGAACCGTGCCTGCACCTGCTGTCAATTGTGCAG GATCTCTCCAATGGCAGGATGAAGGGGATTGGTAG
- the LOC107896636 gene encoding uncharacterized protein isoform X3, whose amino-acid sequence MVDIDFHHPLFLHPSDTPGTILISHRLTGVENYSVWSRLLRIALLAKNKLGFVDGDCRRSTYPDSLRAQWDRCNAFVLSWILNTMSPDLSTGLVFASDSAAVWTDLKDHFSKVDGSRIFFLHQSIAHLTQGDATVSSYFTQLKLLWDEYTALVPFFTCDCEVAQQNSSHLHQQRLFQFLMGLNETYAAVRSQILLMQPLPSVNRAYSMIVQEEAQQSLSSVLPHASEPIALLSTASGNRKKFNGTCDFCKVKGHKKESCYRLIGLPPDFKFNRKKASPAALTVSFDDSLLNSQSAPVFAPQQYSELLELLNKTRTVPAPAVNCAASEWISPMAG is encoded by the exons ATGGTGGATATTGATTTTCATCATCCTTTGTTCCTTCATCCGTCGGATACACCGGGCACCATTCTTATTTCTCATCGTTTGACCGGTGTTGAGAACTATTCTGTTTGGAGTCGTTTGCTTCGAATTGCCTTGCTCGCAAAGAACAAGCTCGGGTTCGTTGATGGTGATTGCCGCCGTTCGACGTATCCGGACTCTCTTCGTGCTCAATGGGATCGCTGCAATGCTTTTGTCCTTTCTTGGATTCTAAACACAATGAGTCCAGATTTATCTACGGGGCTTGTATTTGCTTCTGATTCTGCTGCGGTTTGGACGGATCTCAAGGATCACTTTAGCAAGGTGGACGGTTCCCGTATTTTCTTTCTTCATCAATCTATTGCACATCTCACTCAAGGTGATGCTACTGTTTCTTCTTATTTCACGCAattgaaattgctttgggatgaATATACTGCTCTCGTCCCTTTTTTCACTTGTGATTGCGAGGTCGCCCAGCaaaattcaagccatcttcatcAACAACGATTGTTTCAATTCTTGATGGGTCTCAATGAGACCTATGCTGCCGTTCGTAGTCAGATCCTCTTGATGCAGCCTTTACCTTCGGTAAATAGAGCTTATTCCATGATCGTCCAAGAAGAAGCTCAACAGAGTCTTTCCTCTGTTTTACCTCATGCTTCCGAACCTATCGCTTTGCTTTCTACCGCTTCTGGCAACCGTAAAAAATTCAATGGTACCTGTGATTTTTGTAAAGTGAAAGGGCATAAGAAGGAATCTTGTTACCGTTTAATCGGGTTACCACCTGACTTCAAGTTCAACCGTAAGAAGGCTTCTCCGGCTGCTCTTACAGTCTCATTCGACGATTCCTTGCTCAATTCTCAGAGTGCCCCTGTCTTTGCTCCTCAACAGTATTCTGAGCTCTTGGAGTTGTTGAATAAAACTCGAACCGTGCCTGCACCTGCTGTCAATTGTGCAG CTTCCGAATG GATCTCTCCAATGGCAGGATGA
- the LOC107896636 gene encoding uncharacterized protein isoform X1, with protein MVFIFLSLFYPGKVPIGCKWVYKVKLRASGEIERYKARLVAKGYNQKEGIDYLDTFSSVAKMVTVRTILALAASLNWSLCQIDVSNAFLQGDLHEEVFMMLPEGFRSQGEHMVSRLQKSLYGLKQASRQWNAKLTEALMLAGFEQSKFDDSLFVKKKEGKMVIILVYVDDLLIIGNDMDMINDLKGVLNQNFKMKDLGDLRYFLGIEILRSQEGILLNQLKYAQDLIKDTGLSKAKVALTPLEQNQKLTTAEFDEIVQQHQDDKLLEDKTVYQRLIGRLIYLTHTRSDITFAITHLSQFMQSPKQSHIEAALRVVRYIKKEPGLGIFLKAYNKHQLVAYCDSDWASCPMSRRSVSGFCVHLGDSLISWKSKKQFTVSKSSAEAEYRSMAAVTSELVWLSGLFKELEICVGKPMKLFCDNKAALQIAANPVYHERTKCNAPNLNPSPE; from the exons ATGGTCTTTATTTTTTTGAGCCTTTTCTACCCTG GGAAGGTTCCTATTGGTTGTAAATGGGTGTACAAGGTCAAACTTCGAGCCTCTGGTGAAATAGAGAGATATAAAGCTCGGTTGGTTGCCAAGGGCTACAACCAGAAAGAAGGGATCGATTACTTGGACACTTTTTCTTCTGTTGCTAAAATGGTCACTGTTCGAACCATTTTGGCTCTTGCGGCTTCTCTCAACTGGTCTCTTTGTCAAATAGACGTGTCTAATGCTTTTCTCCAAGGTGACCTTCATGAAGAGGTTTTTATGATGTTGCCTGAGGGTTTCCGCAGCCAGGGGGAGCATATGGTAAGTCGACTGCAGAAATCTTTGTATGGGTTGAAGCAGGCATCCAGACAATGGAATGCTAAGCTTACTGAAGCTCTTATGTTGGCTGGTTTTGAGCAGAGTAAGTTTGACGACTCtctttttgttaaaaagaaagaaggcaAGATGGTCATAATACTagtctatgttgatgatcttctTATTATTGGAAATGATATGGATATGATCAATGACTTGAAAGGAGTCCTGAATCAAAATTTcaagatgaaagatttaggagaTTTACGGTACTTTCTTGGGATTGAGATTTTAAGGTCTCAAGAGGGGATTTTGTTAAATCAGCTGAAATATGCACAAGACCTTATCAAGGATACTGGTTTAAGTAAAGCAAAAGTTGCTCTTACACCACTCGAACAGAATCAGAAACTAACAACAGCAGAGTTTGATGAAATAGTTCAACAGCATCAAGACGACAAGTTGTTAGAAGATAAAACAGTTTATCAGAGACTCATTGGAAGGCTAATCTACTTGACCCATACAAGGTCAGATATCACCTTCGCTATTACTCATCTTAGTCAGTTCATGCAAAGTCCAAAACAGTCACATATAGAAGCCGCGTTAAGAGTTGTAAGGTATATAAAGAAAGAGCCAGGGCTAGGAATTTTTTTGAAGGCTTACAACAAACATCAGTTGGTAGCATATTGTGATTCAGATTGGGCTTCTTGTCCAATGTCAAGAAGATCAGTTTCTGGCTTTTGTGTACACTTAGGAGACTCACTCATTTCTTGGAAATCGAAGAAACAATTCACAGTATCAAAATCCTCTGCAGAAGCCGAGTACAGAAGTATGGCGGCAGTAACATCAGAACTGGTTTGGCTTTCAGGTTTATTTAAGGAACTGGAGATATGTGTAGGTAAACCAATGAAACTGTTCTGTGACAATAAAGCAGCTCTTCAAATAGCAGCGAATCCTGTGTATCATGAAAGGACTAagtgtaacgcccctaacctgaatccgtcaccggaatag
- the LOC107896636 gene encoding uncharacterized protein isoform X4 — protein sequence MVDIDFHHPLFLHPSDTPGTILISHRLTGVENYSVWSRLLRIALLAKNKLGFVDGDCRRSTYPDSLRAQWDRCNAFVLSWILNTMSPDLSTGLVFASDSAAVWTDLKDHFSKVDGSRIFFLHQSIAHLTQGDATVSSYFTQLKLLWDEYTALVPFFTCDCEVAQQNSSHLHQQRLFQFLMGLNETYAAVRSQILLMQPLPSVNRAYSMIVQEEAQQSLSSVLPHASEPIALLSTASGNRKKFNGTCDFCKVKGHKKESCYRLIGLPPDFKFNRKKASPAALTVSFDDSLLNSQSAPVFAPQQYSELLELLNKTRTVPAPAVNCAASECHFLP from the exons ATGGTGGATATTGATTTTCATCATCCTTTGTTCCTTCATCCGTCGGATACACCGGGCACCATTCTTATTTCTCATCGTTTGACCGGTGTTGAGAACTATTCTGTTTGGAGTCGTTTGCTTCGAATTGCCTTGCTCGCAAAGAACAAGCTCGGGTTCGTTGATGGTGATTGCCGCCGTTCGACGTATCCGGACTCTCTTCGTGCTCAATGGGATCGCTGCAATGCTTTTGTCCTTTCTTGGATTCTAAACACAATGAGTCCAGATTTATCTACGGGGCTTGTATTTGCTTCTGATTCTGCTGCGGTTTGGACGGATCTCAAGGATCACTTTAGCAAGGTGGACGGTTCCCGTATTTTCTTTCTTCATCAATCTATTGCACATCTCACTCAAGGTGATGCTACTGTTTCTTCTTATTTCACGCAattgaaattgctttgggatgaATATACTGCTCTCGTCCCTTTTTTCACTTGTGATTGCGAGGTCGCCCAGCaaaattcaagccatcttcatcAACAACGATTGTTTCAATTCTTGATGGGTCTCAATGAGACCTATGCTGCCGTTCGTAGTCAGATCCTCTTGATGCAGCCTTTACCTTCGGTAAATAGAGCTTATTCCATGATCGTCCAAGAAGAAGCTCAACAGAGTCTTTCCTCTGTTTTACCTCATGCTTCCGAACCTATCGCTTTGCTTTCTACCGCTTCTGGCAACCGTAAAAAATTCAATGGTACCTGTGATTTTTGTAAAGTGAAAGGGCATAAGAAGGAATCTTGTTACCGTTTAATCGGGTTACCACCTGACTTCAAGTTCAACCGTAAGAAGGCTTCTCCGGCTGCTCTTACAGTCTCATTCGACGATTCCTTGCTCAATTCTCAGAGTGCCCCTGTCTTTGCTCCTCAACAGTATTCTGAGCTCTTGGAGTTGTTGAATAAAACTCGAACCGTGCCTGCACCTGCTGTCAATTGTGCAG CTTCCGAATG TCATTTTTTACCCTGA